The proteins below are encoded in one region of Metallibacterium scheffleri:
- the nuoG gene encoding NADH-quinone oxidoreductase subunit NuoG produces MSAQPIAGTAPDHVNIEIDGRALQVPKGSMIIQAADKVGISIPRFCYHHKLPIAANCRQCLVEVEMGGKPIPKPQPACATPVAEGMKVHTRSEKALHWQRDVMEFLLINHPLDCPICDQGGECELQDVSLGYGRSISRYSERKRVVADEDLGPLVATEMTRCIQCTRCVRFMSEIAGTYELGGMARGEHLEIGTYIGKTIDSELSGNIIDVCPVGALTNKVYRFQARAWELIARASIGYHDALGSNLWLHTRRGEVLRTVPRDNEAINECWLSDRDRYSHQGLYAADRAQRPLLKRDGAWIETDWDDALGVAVERLRGVRGSDIGVLVQPATSCEEGALLARLAQGLGCANIDHRLRTLDFADAPVAQPWACGVQALQTVDAALLVDCDLRSELPLVNHRLREAAKRGAKVFAVAAQRHDTHFALSEQFIAAPQALPGLLAQLARAVSELDGAPAVPEALRALLVAASVGEPMRAAAHVLRNAGKGSVLFGLQAQRHAQASWLRALAQYIAAATGAAFNAVPDGANALGLARMGALPQQAGLALDAQLAQPRKLYVVYGAEVPEDFADGGKALAALRAADCVIAFSAFASERLRELADVILPIGLTPEIDATLINLDGTLQESAAGARLPGEARAGWKVLRALGGLLDCSGFEFTELAELRAALAPQLAQQPVSGAGLSPPCAVPADGLQRIANVPIYRGDAVLRRAAALQEHALTQPVQALLHPQDALALGVHAGARVNVEGISLPVVIDAAIARGVVRIDTTYPETAALPPHGSTLNLTKA; encoded by the coding sequence ATGAGCGCCCAGCCCATTGCCGGCACCGCGCCCGATCACGTCAACATCGAGATCGACGGCCGGGCGCTGCAGGTACCCAAGGGCAGCATGATCATCCAGGCTGCGGACAAGGTCGGCATTTCCATTCCGCGCTTCTGCTATCACCACAAGCTCCCGATCGCGGCCAACTGTCGCCAGTGCCTGGTCGAGGTGGAAATGGGCGGCAAGCCCATTCCGAAGCCGCAACCCGCCTGCGCCACGCCGGTGGCCGAAGGCATGAAGGTGCACACGCGTTCCGAGAAAGCCCTGCACTGGCAACGTGACGTGATGGAGTTCCTGCTGATCAATCATCCGCTCGACTGCCCGATCTGCGACCAGGGTGGCGAGTGCGAGTTGCAGGACGTGTCGCTCGGCTATGGCCGTTCGATCTCGCGCTACAGCGAACGCAAACGCGTGGTCGCCGACGAGGATCTCGGCCCGCTGGTGGCCACCGAAATGACGCGCTGCATCCAGTGCACGCGCTGCGTGCGCTTCATGAGCGAGATCGCTGGCACCTATGAACTGGGCGGCATGGCGCGCGGCGAGCATCTGGAGATCGGCACTTATATCGGCAAGACCATCGACAGCGAGCTGTCCGGCAACATCATCGACGTGTGTCCGGTCGGCGCGCTGACCAACAAGGTGTATCGCTTCCAGGCGCGCGCGTGGGAGCTGATCGCGCGCGCCTCCATCGGCTATCACGACGCGCTGGGCTCCAATCTGTGGCTGCACACGCGCCGCGGCGAGGTGCTGCGCACGGTGCCGCGCGACAACGAAGCCATCAACGAGTGCTGGTTGTCCGACCGTGACCGTTACAGTCATCAGGGCCTGTACGCGGCGGATCGGGCGCAGCGGCCGCTGCTCAAGCGCGATGGCGCATGGATCGAAACCGACTGGGATGACGCGCTGGGCGTGGCAGTGGAGCGTTTGCGCGGCGTCAGGGGCAGCGATATCGGAGTACTGGTGCAGCCGGCGACCTCGTGCGAGGAAGGCGCGCTGCTGGCGCGTCTGGCACAAGGCCTGGGCTGCGCCAACATCGACCACCGTTTGCGGACGCTGGATTTCGCCGATGCACCCGTGGCACAGCCATGGGCATGCGGCGTGCAGGCACTGCAAACCGTCGATGCGGCGCTGCTGGTCGACTGCGACCTGCGCAGCGAGCTGCCCTTGGTCAACCATCGCTTGCGCGAGGCCGCCAAGCGCGGCGCCAAGGTTTTTGCTGTCGCCGCACAGCGCCACGACACCCATTTCGCGCTGAGCGAGCAGTTCATCGCTGCGCCGCAGGCGCTGCCCGGGCTGCTGGCGCAGCTCGCGCGTGCGGTTTCCGAATTGGACGGCGCACCTGCCGTACCCGAGGCGCTGCGCGCGCTGTTGGTCGCGGCAAGCGTGGGCGAGCCGATGCGCGCAGCCGCGCACGTGCTGCGCAATGCCGGTAAGGGCAGCGTGCTGTTCGGCCTGCAGGCGCAGCGGCATGCGCAGGCATCCTGGTTGCGTGCGCTGGCGCAGTACATCGCCGCAGCCACCGGCGCGGCGTTCAATGCCGTGCCCGATGGTGCCAATGCGCTGGGCCTGGCGCGCATGGGCGCGCTGCCGCAACAAGCCGGGCTGGCGCTGGATGCGCAGTTGGCGCAACCACGCAAACTGTATGTTGTTTATGGCGCCGAGGTGCCGGAAGACTTTGCCGATGGTGGCAAGGCGCTGGCCGCGTTGCGCGCTGCCGATTGCGTGATCGCGTTTTCGGCTTTTGCCAGCGAGCGCTTGCGCGAACTGGCCGATGTGATCCTGCCGATCGGGCTCACCCCGGAGATCGACGCCACACTGATCAATCTCGATGGCACGCTGCAGGAGAGTGCCGCCGGCGCCAGGTTGCCGGGCGAAGCGCGTGCCGGTTGGAAGGTATTGCGCGCACTCGGCGGCTTGCTCGATTGCAGCGGATTCGAGTTTACCGAGCTGGCCGAACTGCGCGCTGCACTGGCGCCGCAGTTGGCGCAGCAGCCGGTGTCGGGTGCGGGTTTGTCGCCGCCGTGCGCCGTGCCGGCAGACGGATTGCAGCGCATTGCCAACGTGCCGATCTACCGCGGTGACGCTGTGTTGCGCCGTGCCGCCGCGTTGCAGGAGCACGCCTTGACGCAGCCTGTACAGGCGCTGCTGCACCCGCAAGACGCGCTGGCGCTAGGTGTGCATGCCGGCGCGCGGGTCAATGTCGAGGGCATCAGCTTGCCGGTGGTCATTGATGCCGCCATCGCGCGCGGTGTGGTACGCATCGACACGACCTATCCAGAAACCGCAGCGTTGCCGCCGCATGGCAGCACGCTGAATTTGACGAAGGCTTGA
- the nuoF gene encoding NADH-quinone oxidoreductase subunit NuoF, translating to MAVGPAPQEHQVVLTTLHFDRPWSLESYRKIGGYEAWNKILAEKTEPAAIIDEVKKSGLRGRGGAGFPTGLKWSFMPKGAMQKYILCNSDESEPGTCKDRDILRYNPHAVIEGMAIACYATGSTVGYNYLRGEFHHEPFEHFEQALRDAYAAGLLGKNILGSGVDVDIHAALGAGAYICGEETALMESLEGKKGQPRFKPPFPANFGLYGKPTTINNTETYASVPAILRKGGEWFLGLGKPNNGGPKIFSVSGHVNNPGNFEVRLGTSFKDLLALAGGVRGGRKLKAVIPGGSSMPVLPGETMLELTMDYDAIQKAGSGLGSGAVIVMDETTCMVRACQRISRFYYAESCGQCTPCREGTGWMYRVLTRIVEGKGTVDDLHRLKAIAGQIEGHTICAFGEAAAWPVQGFLRHYWHEFEYYVEHGHSMVERDLGVAA from the coding sequence ATGGCAGTCGGTCCCGCCCCGCAGGAACACCAGGTCGTGCTCACGACCCTGCATTTCGATAGGCCGTGGTCGCTGGAGAGCTACCGGAAAATCGGTGGCTACGAGGCCTGGAATAAAATCCTGGCCGAGAAAACCGAGCCCGCGGCGATCATCGACGAAGTCAAGAAATCCGGGCTGCGCGGGCGTGGCGGTGCGGGCTTTCCCACCGGCCTGAAGTGGTCGTTCATGCCCAAGGGTGCGATGCAGAAGTACATCCTGTGCAATTCGGACGAGTCCGAGCCGGGCACCTGCAAGGACCGCGACATCCTGCGCTACAACCCGCATGCGGTGATCGAGGGCATGGCCATCGCCTGCTACGCCACCGGTTCGACGGTGGGCTACAACTATTTGCGCGGCGAGTTTCACCACGAGCCGTTCGAGCATTTCGAGCAGGCGCTGCGCGATGCCTACGCCGCGGGCCTGCTCGGCAAGAACATCCTTGGCTCGGGCGTCGACGTGGATATCCACGCCGCGCTGGGCGCCGGTGCGTACATCTGTGGCGAGGAAACCGCGCTGATGGAATCACTGGAAGGCAAGAAGGGCCAGCCGCGTTTCAAGCCGCCATTCCCGGCCAACTTCGGCCTGTATGGCAAGCCGACCACGATCAACAACACCGAAACCTATGCCTCGGTGCCGGCGATCCTGCGCAAGGGCGGCGAGTGGTTTCTCGGCCTCGGCAAGCCCAACAACGGCGGGCCGAAGATCTTCTCGGTTTCCGGCCATGTCAACAATCCTGGCAATTTCGAAGTCCGCCTCGGCACCTCGTTCAAGGACCTGCTGGCCTTGGCCGGCGGCGTGCGCGGTGGACGCAAACTCAAGGCGGTGATTCCGGGCGGATCGTCGATGCCGGTACTGCCCGGCGAGACCATGCTCGAGCTGACCATGGATTACGACGCCATCCAGAAAGCCGGCTCGGGCCTCGGCTCGGGCGCGGTGATCGTGATGGATGAAACCACCTGCATGGTGCGCGCCTGTCAGCGCATCAGCCGTTTTTACTACGCCGAGTCCTGCGGCCAGTGCACGCCGTGTCGCGAAGGCACCGGCTGGATGTATCGCGTGCTTACGCGCATCGTCGAGGGCAAGGGCACGGTCGATGACCTGCATCGTTTGAAAGCCATCGCCGGGCAGATCGAGGGTCACACCATCTGCGCGTTCGGCGAGGCCGCTGCCTGGCCGGTACAGGGTTTCCTGCGTCACTACTGGCACGAGTTCGAGTACTACGTCGAGCATGGTCATTCCATGGTCGAACGCGATCTGGGGGTGGCGGCATGA
- the nuoE gene encoding NADH-quinone oxidoreductase subunit NuoE, with the protein MRATGNFEQVKDVDPEVVLSADTRQHIEHWLAKFPPDRRRSATLQGLMAAQEQNGGHLTDVLIAAVARYLGIPPVWAYEVASFYSMFALEPVGRNNVAICTNISCWLNGAEDLLRHCEQKLGIKVGESTADGRIFLKREEECLAACAGAPMMVVNGHYHERLDIIAMDQILDALK; encoded by the coding sequence ATGCGCGCAACCGGCAATTTCGAGCAGGTCAAGGATGTCGATCCCGAGGTCGTGCTCAGCGCGGACACGCGCCAGCACATCGAGCACTGGTTGGCCAAGTTTCCGCCGGACCGGCGCCGCTCGGCCACGCTGCAGGGACTGATGGCGGCGCAGGAACAGAATGGCGGTCACCTCACCGACGTGCTGATCGCGGCCGTGGCCAGATACCTGGGCATCCCGCCGGTATGGGCCTACGAAGTCGCCAGCTTCTATTCGATGTTCGCGCTGGAGCCGGTAGGCCGCAACAACGTGGCCATCTGCACCAATATTTCCTGCTGGCTCAATGGCGCCGAGGATCTGCTGCGCCATTGCGAGCAGAAGCTGGGCATCAAGGTCGGCGAGAGCACCGCGGACGGCCGCATTTTCCTCAAGCGTGAAGAGGAGTGTCTGGCTGCCTGCGCGGGCGCACCGATGATGGTGGTCAACGGTCATTACCACGAGCGCCTGGACATCATCGCGATGGACCAGATCCTCGATGCATTGAAATGA
- a CDS encoding NADH-quinone oxidoreductase subunit D encodes MDEIRNYTMNFGPQHPAAHGVLRLILEMDGEVVMRADPHIGLLHRGTEKLAESKPFNQSIGYMDRLDYVSMMCNEHAYVRAIERLVGIEAPQRAQYIRTLFDEITRILNHLMWIGSNALDLGAMAVFLYAFREREELMDCYEGVSGARMHATYYRPGGVYRDLPERMPNYHESPWHKGADLKRLNQWRQGSMLDFLDAFSEDFPHKVDEYEELLTNNRIWKQRTVGIGVVSPEQARAWGMSGPMLRGSGIAWDLRKKQPYAAYADVDFDIPVGVNGDCYDRYLVRVAEMRQSNRIIRQCIEWLRRNPGPVLLESHKIIPPHRADMKEDMEALIHHFKLFTEGYSVPAGEVYSAVEAPKGEFGVYMISDGANKPFRVKLRAPGFVHLSSIDEIVRGHMLADVVAMIGTYDVVFGEIDR; translated from the coding sequence ATGGACGAGATCCGCAATTACACGATGAATTTCGGGCCGCAGCATCCCGCCGCGCACGGCGTGCTGCGCCTGATCCTGGAGATGGATGGCGAAGTGGTGATGCGCGCCGATCCGCATATCGGCCTGCTGCACCGGGGCACCGAAAAACTGGCCGAGTCCAAGCCGTTCAACCAGTCGATCGGTTACATGGATCGCCTGGATTACGTGTCCATGATGTGCAACGAGCATGCCTATGTGCGTGCCATCGAGCGTCTTGTCGGCATCGAGGCGCCGCAGCGCGCGCAGTACATCCGCACGCTGTTCGATGAAATCACGCGCATCCTCAACCACTTGATGTGGATCGGCTCGAACGCCCTTGATCTCGGTGCCATGGCGGTGTTCTTGTACGCCTTTCGCGAGCGCGAAGAGTTGATGGATTGCTACGAGGGCGTCAGCGGCGCGCGCATGCACGCGACGTACTATCGCCCCGGCGGCGTCTATCGCGATCTGCCCGAGCGCATGCCGAACTATCATGAATCACCGTGGCACAAGGGCGCTGATCTCAAGCGCCTGAACCAGTGGCGACAGGGCTCGATGCTGGATTTCCTCGACGCCTTCAGCGAGGACTTCCCGCACAAGGTCGACGAGTACGAAGAACTGCTCACCAATAACCGCATCTGGAAGCAGCGCACGGTTGGCATCGGCGTGGTCAGCCCGGAGCAGGCGCGCGCCTGGGGCATGAGCGGGCCGATGCTGCGCGGCTCGGGCATCGCCTGGGACTTGCGCAAGAAGCAGCCCTACGCGGCCTATGCCGATGTCGATTTCGACATTCCCGTGGGTGTCAACGGCGATTGCTACGATCGTTACCTGGTGCGTGTCGCCGAGATGCGCCAATCCAACCGCATCATCCGGCAGTGCATCGAGTGGCTGCGCCGCAACCCCGGTCCGGTGCTGCTGGAAAGCCACAAGATCATCCCGCCGCATCGCGCCGACATGAAAGAAGACATGGAAGCGCTGATCCACCACTTCAAGCTGTTCACCGAAGGCTACAGCGTGCCCGCGGGCGAGGTGTACAGCGCGGTGGAAGCGCCCAAGGGCGAGTTCGGCGTGTACATGATCTCGGACGGCGCCAACAAGCCGTTTCGCGTCAAGCTGCGCGCTCCTGGCTTTGTGCATTTGTCCTCGATCGACGAAATCGTGCGTGGACACATGCTGGCCGACGTGGTGGCGATGATCGGCACCTACGACGTGGTCTTCGGCGAAATCGACCGCTGA
- a CDS encoding NADH-quinone oxidoreductase subunit C: protein MNATISLARRLQERFGAQIQSCVERLGETTIEVSPGDLLLLARALRDDAEFGFEELIDVCGVDYLGHGHSEWENSEQVTGTGYSRGVEGTSGPGRFDWDGRPRDSNMPRRFAAVLHLLSLRHNRRVRVRVFCPDHGLPIVPSVTAIWPAANWFEREAFDLFGIVFEGHPDLRRILTDYGFVGHAFRKDFPLIGNVEVRYDPEQRRVIYQPVSIEPRVLVPRVVREDSRYAQGAAETADHWRQN from the coding sequence ATGAACGCAACCATTTCCCTTGCCCGGCGCCTGCAGGAGCGCTTCGGCGCACAGATCCAGTCCTGTGTCGAGCGTCTTGGCGAGACCACGATCGAGGTCTCGCCGGGCGATCTGTTGTTGCTGGCGCGTGCGCTACGCGACGACGCAGAATTCGGCTTCGAGGAATTGATCGATGTCTGCGGCGTGGATTACCTCGGTCATGGTCACTCGGAGTGGGAAAACTCCGAGCAGGTCACTGGTACCGGCTATTCGCGCGGCGTCGAGGGAACCTCCGGCCCCGGGCGCTTCGACTGGGACGGTCGCCCGCGCGACAGCAACATGCCGCGCCGCTTTGCAGCCGTGCTGCACCTGCTCTCGCTGCGCCACAACCGCCGCGTGCGCGTGCGCGTGTTCTGCCCGGACCATGGGTTGCCGATCGTGCCCTCGGTCACCGCGATATGGCCTGCGGCCAACTGGTTCGAGCGCGAGGCCTTCGATTTGTTCGGCATCGTTTTTGAAGGCCATCCGGACCTGCGCCGCATCCTCACCGATTACGGTTTCGTCGGTCATGCCTTCCGCAAGGATTTTCCGCTGATCGGCAATGTCGAAGTGCGCTACGACCCCGAGCAGCGCCGCGTGATCTATCAGCCGGTGAGCATCGAGCCGCGGGTGTTGGTGCCGCGCGTGGTGCGCGAAGACTCGCGTTATGCGCAAGGCGCCGCCGAAACCGCCGATCATTGGCGCCAGAACTGA
- a CDS encoding NuoB/complex I 20 kDa subunit family protein, giving the protein MGMIQSFDRVMHNPQPLNLVDDILRPTPDNPVMQRGFATTSIDALMNWARTGSMWPMTFGLACCAVEMMHAGAARLDLDRYGVVFRPSPRQSDVMIVAGTLVNKMAPALRKVYDQMPDPKWVISMGSCANGGGYYHYSYSVVRGCDRIVPVDIYVPGCPPTAEALIHGILQLQQKIRRTSTIAR; this is encoded by the coding sequence ATGGGAATGATCCAGAGCTTCGATCGGGTGATGCACAACCCGCAGCCACTGAACCTGGTCGATGACATTCTGCGACCGACACCGGACAACCCGGTGATGCAGCGCGGCTTCGCCACCACCAGCATCGACGCGCTGATGAACTGGGCGCGCACCGGTTCGATGTGGCCGATGACCTTCGGCCTGGCCTGCTGCGCGGTGGAGATGATGCATGCGGGTGCGGCGCGTCTGGATCTGGATCGCTACGGCGTGGTGTTCCGCCCCAGCCCGCGCCAGTCCGATGTGATGATCGTGGCCGGCACACTGGTCAACAAGATGGCGCCGGCACTGCGCAAGGTCTATGACCAGATGCCCGATCCAAAGTGGGTGATCTCGATGGGTTCCTGCGCCAACGGCGGCGGCTACTACCACTATTCCTATTCGGTGGTGCGTGGCTGCGATCGCATCGTGCCGGTGGATATCTACGTGCCGGGCTGCCCGCCAACTGCCGAAGCATTGATCCACGGCATCCTGCAGTTGCAGCAGAAGATCCGCCGCACCAGCACCATCGCGCGTTGA
- a CDS encoding NADH-quinone oxidoreductase subunit A, with product MVVAAGLGLALLTIGLLVAPKRPEAEKLSPYECGFEAFEDARMKFDVRYYLLAILFIIFDLEIAFLFPWAVVFDRIGLIALIEMALFIGLLVVGFVYIWKKGALEWE from the coding sequence ATGGTCGTTGCTGCGGGACTGGGCCTGGCCTTGCTGACCATTGGCCTTCTGGTGGCGCCGAAGCGTCCCGAAGCCGAGAAATTATCGCCCTACGAGTGCGGCTTCGAGGCATTCGAGGATGCGCGCATGAAGTTCGATGTGCGCTACTACCTGCTCGCTATCCTGTTCATCATCTTCGATCTGGAAATCGCCTTCCTGTTTCCGTGGGCGGTGGTGTTCGATCGCATCGGCCTGATCGCGCTGATCGAAATGGCCTTGTTCATTGGCTTGCTGGTGGTCGGCTTTGTCTACATCTGGAAGAAAGGAGCGCTGGAATGGGAATGA
- the secG gene encoding preprotein translocase subunit SecG, giving the protein MFTIFSILYVLIAASMIVLILLQRGDGANAGAGFGGGASGTVFGARGSSSFLSRATAVLATLFFVVSLGMAIYLSRAGTPQATAQQGLGVMAGAAPSAAAKAQTRPAQIASPVVPTTKAPVAAPAAPAPKPEAAGGK; this is encoded by the coding sequence ATGTTCACCATTTTCTCCATTCTTTACGTGCTGATCGCCGCGAGCATGATCGTGCTCATCCTGTTGCAGCGTGGCGATGGCGCCAACGCCGGTGCCGGCTTTGGCGGTGGTGCTTCCGGCACCGTGTTCGGTGCGCGTGGCTCGTCCAGCTTCCTGTCGCGCGCCACGGCCGTGCTCGCGACACTGTTTTTCGTGGTCAGTCTCGGCATGGCGATTTATCTGAGTCGTGCCGGTACGCCCCAAGCCACTGCGCAGCAAGGTCTGGGCGTGATGGCGGGCGCCGCGCCATCCGCGGCCGCCAAGGCGCAGACGCGGCCAGCGCAGATTGCGTCACCAGTCGTGCCGACGACGAAAGCCCCCGTCGCTGCCCCTGCCGCACCTGCGCCGAAGCCAGAGGCCGCGGGCGGCAAGTGA
- the tpiA gene encoding triose-phosphate isomerase — MRRKLVAANWKMHGSSALTATLLGALVAEPPPCEVVVFPPFPYLPQAVQLAFGAVGVGAQDLSAHVQGAYTGEVSAAMLHDVGARWVLVGHSERRQYHHESEVLIAAKLQRALENALTPVLCVGETLDEHERGNTERVIASQLQTPLQVLGSRLAGVVIAYEPIWAIGTGRTASAAQVQAVHAFMRSQLAAHDAKLSRLIRLLYGGSVKAANAPELFAQPDVDGGLVGGASLLAEEFLAICVAAR; from the coding sequence ATGCGCCGCAAGCTTGTTGCTGCAAACTGGAAGATGCACGGATCGAGCGCGTTGACCGCGACCCTGCTTGGCGCATTGGTGGCTGAGCCACCGCCGTGCGAGGTGGTGGTGTTTCCGCCGTTTCCGTATCTGCCGCAGGCAGTGCAATTGGCGTTTGGTGCAGTTGGCGTAGGCGCGCAGGACCTCAGCGCGCATGTGCAGGGTGCCTATACCGGCGAGGTATCCGCTGCCATGTTGCACGATGTGGGCGCGCGCTGGGTGCTGGTTGGACATTCGGAGCGTCGCCAGTACCACCACGAGAGCGAGGTGCTGATCGCGGCCAAGTTGCAACGCGCGCTGGAAAACGCTTTGACCCCGGTATTGTGCGTGGGAGAGACGCTCGACGAGCACGAGCGCGGCAACACCGAACGCGTGATCGCCAGTCAATTGCAGACACCGCTGCAGGTGCTCGGCAGTCGTTTGGCCGGCGTCGTGATCGCTTACGAACCGATCTGGGCGATCGGCACCGGGCGCACCGCCAGCGCGGCCCAGGTGCAGGCCGTGCATGCCTTCATGCGTAGCCAACTCGCCGCGCACGATGCTAAACTCTCGCGGCTGATCCGGTTGCTTTACGGCGGTAGCGTCAAGGCTGCCAACGCGCCGGAACTGTTTGCCCAACCCGATGTCGATGGTGGGTTGGTGGGTGGCGCCTCGCTGCTGGCCGAGGAATTCCTCGCGATCTGCGTGGCGGCACGCTGA
- a CDS encoding SDR family NAD(P)-dependent oxidoreductase → MTDSPRWALVTGASAGIGAAFARDLAAQGCALVLTARRSERLQSLAAELRQAYGTRCEILPADLADPTAPANLCAQLDAHGIGIDLLINNAGYGVPGTFDASPWPRHADFIQVMMTAPTELAHRLLPGMRARGWGRIVNVASLAGLVPGTAAHTLYGASKAYLIHFSQSLGQENGARGVHVCALCPGFTWSEFHDVSGARAQVARMPRWMWMDAAHVVREGLAAAERGDLVYVPGRINRGIKTLFKLLPDRFALALIARRAHRFRVGADASADQHSPREH, encoded by the coding sequence ATGACCGATTCTCCGCGCTGGGCCTTGGTCACCGGCGCCTCAGCGGGCATCGGTGCCGCTTTCGCGCGCGACCTTGCGGCGCAAGGCTGTGCGCTGGTGCTCACTGCGCGCCGCAGCGAGCGCCTGCAATCCCTCGCGGCGGAACTCCGGCAAGCGTACGGCACGCGCTGCGAAATCCTGCCTGCCGATCTGGCCGATCCCACTGCGCCTGCGAACTTGTGCGCGCAACTGGACGCGCACGGCATCGGCATCGACCTGCTGATCAACAACGCCGGGTATGGCGTTCCCGGAACGTTCGATGCCAGCCCGTGGCCACGGCACGCCGATTTCATCCAAGTGATGATGACCGCGCCCACCGAACTGGCGCACCGCCTGCTGCCTGGCATGCGTGCACGCGGCTGGGGCCGCATCGTCAATGTGGCCTCCCTGGCCGGCCTCGTGCCTGGTACCGCCGCGCACACGCTGTATGGCGCCAGCAAGGCTTACCTGATCCACTTTTCGCAATCACTGGGACAGGAAAACGGCGCCCGCGGCGTGCACGTGTGCGCACTCTGCCCGGGCTTCACCTGGTCCGAGTTTCACGATGTCAGCGGTGCACGCGCGCAGGTCGCGCGCATGCCGCGCTGGATGTGGATGGATGCCGCACACGTTGTGCGCGAGGGCCTCGCCGCAGCCGAGCGTGGCGATCTGGTGTATGTGCCCGGGCGCATCAACCGCGGCATCAAGACATTGTTCAAGCTGCTGCCCGACCGCTTCGCACTGGCGCTGATCGCGCGCCGCGCGCACCGGTTCCGCGTCGGCGCAGATGCCTCCGCGGATCAACACTCACCGCGCGAACATTGA
- a CDS encoding isopenicillin N synthase family dioxygenase, with protein sequence MKQVPTLDMRRYDSDRAGFVAEIGAAYREFGFCCISGHGIDAALVARAYAAFRCFFALPAEVKMKYHVRGGGGARGYTPFGVETAKDSQYPDLKEFWHIGREIARDSRDAAVMPPNLWPAEVPGLRIDGYALYQALDDLGARVLRALALHIGLPERWFDDKIDHGNSILRPIHYPPITSPDVPNVRAGAHEDINFITLLVGASAAGLEVLTREGQWLPITTHGDAIVVNIGDMLQRLSNHVYPSTTHRVVNPAGAGAREPRYSVPFFLHPNSDFLIEVLPNCIDARHPSRYPQPITAHGYLQERLREIRLV encoded by the coding sequence ATGAAGCAGGTTCCCACCCTCGACATGCGCCGCTACGACAGCGATCGCGCAGGTTTCGTGGCCGAGATCGGTGCCGCCTACCGCGAGTTCGGCTTCTGCTGCATCAGTGGCCACGGCATCGATGCGGCGCTGGTCGCACGCGCTTACGCGGCCTTCCGGTGTTTTTTCGCCCTGCCGGCCGAGGTCAAGATGAAATACCACGTGCGCGGCGGCGGCGGTGCGCGCGGCTATACGCCGTTCGGCGTGGAAACCGCCAAGGACAGCCAGTATCCGGACCTCAAGGAGTTCTGGCATATCGGCCGCGAGATCGCGCGCGACTCGCGCGACGCCGCGGTGATGCCGCCCAACCTGTGGCCCGCCGAGGTGCCGGGGTTGCGCATCGATGGTTACGCGTTGTATCAGGCGCTGGATGATCTGGGTGCGCGCGTGCTGCGTGCGCTGGCGCTGCACATCGGCCTGCCTGAGCGCTGGTTCGACGACAAGATCGACCATGGCAATTCGATCCTGCGTCCGATTCATTACCCGCCGATCACCAGCCCCGATGTGCCCAATGTGCGCGCCGGTGCGCACGAGGACATCAACTTCATCACCCTGCTGGTCGGCGCCAGCGCCGCCGGACTGGAGGTGCTCACGCGTGAAGGTCAGTGGCTTCCGATCACCACGCACGGCGACGCCATCGTGGTCAACATCGGCGACATGCTGCAGCGCCTGAGTAACCATGTGTATCCATCGACCACACACCGTGTGGTCAACCCCGCCGGCGCGGGCGCACGCGAGCCGCGCTACTCGGTGCCGTTCTTCCTGCACCCCAATTCCGATTTCCTGATCGAAGTGCTGCCCAATTGCATCGACGCCAGGCACCCCAGCCGCTATCCGCAGCCGATCACCGCGCATGGTTATCTGCAGGAACGCCTGCGCGAAATCCGCCTGGTGTGA